The following coding sequences lie in one Frigoribacterium sp. SL97 genomic window:
- a CDS encoding TetR family transcriptional regulator → MQQTPARGDLTRFGTEAVGGRDEKRRATSRGLADAAFRLATEKGFDGFVVEDVTALAGYSRRTFANHYSCKEDAVASVLLNKAGAAVDASDLSMLASFQGTDIDLLELLLLSAVDTQLVDYMISLRHLLRTHEPLLPYVLAVGVPMTERVGDVIGLAVGPSRDDLTTSLLIHSTWGAVIAVLRGVYDPWADTTTDDERVDALRAYWATTFERFRTGFGPVA, encoded by the coding sequence ATGCAGCAGACTCCGGCGCGTGGGGACCTCACCCGATTCGGCACGGAAGCGGTCGGCGGGCGCGACGAGAAGCGTCGGGCGACGAGCCGTGGGCTCGCCGACGCGGCCTTCCGACTGGCGACCGAGAAGGGCTTCGACGGCTTCGTCGTCGAGGACGTCACCGCCCTGGCCGGTTACTCGAGGCGCACCTTCGCGAACCACTACTCGTGCAAAGAGGACGCCGTGGCCTCGGTGCTCCTGAACAAGGCGGGCGCGGCGGTGGACGCCTCCGACCTGTCGATGCTGGCGTCCTTCCAGGGCACCGACATCGACCTGCTCGAGCTGCTGCTGCTGTCGGCCGTCGACACCCAGCTCGTGGACTACATGATCAGCCTCCGCCACCTGCTGCGGACGCACGAACCCCTGCTGCCCTACGTGCTCGCGGTCGGCGTCCCCATGACCGAACGCGTCGGCGACGTGATCGGCCTGGCCGTCGGCCCCTCGCGGGACGACCTGACCACGTCCTTGCTGATCCACTCGACCTGGGGTGCCGTCATCGCCGTGCTGCGCGGCGTCTACGACCCCTGGGCCGACACGACCACCGACGACGAACGCGTCGACGCCCTCCGCGCCTACTGGGCGACGACGTTCGAGCGCTTCCGCACGGGCTTCGGCCCCGTGGCCTGA
- a CDS encoding ATP-binding protein produces MKRGQLRVVLGAAPGVGKTYTMLEEGARLRSEGVDVVVAVVETHGRRATSALVGDLEVVPRRAVVHRGVALDELDLEAVLARAPQLALVDELAHTNAPGSTHEKRWQDVEALLVAGIDVVSTVNVQHVDSLTDVVERITGATQRETVPDAVLRAADQVELVDLAPQALRDRLAEGVVYPADRVDAALSNFFRLGNLTALRELALLWLADEVDSALKAYRDEHGIDSTWEARERVVVALTGGPEGETLIRRGARIAARSSGGELVAVHVSAQDGLRQGAPGALAAQRALVEKLGGTYHQVVGSDVPRALVAFARGVNASQLVIGVSRRGRLAAALTGPGIGSTVIRESGRIDVHIVTHSSAGRDRVLPRLGGALSRRRVIAGFVLALVAGPLLTGLLAGHRSEDGIAGTVLVFQLLVVVVAVTGGIWPALLAALLSGVTLDLFFIAPIYQLTIAEPLHLAALVLYVLNAAIVSYVVDQAARRSRAAARALAETELLATVAGSVLRGQDALQALIGRTREALGMTRVRVVQGGVEIGEARLADDGRPGAGSPAGTTTSIAAGADATLELTGPELQAADRRLLDVVAAQVEAALAHSELSRAAGQVAPLAEVDRMRSALLAAVGHDLRRPLAAATAAVSGLRQTDVAWSDSDRDELLSTAHESLDSLSTLVTDLLDVSRVQAGALAVTPADVDVDEVVLGALDELGLGPADVELALRATVPPVRADAVLLQRVVVNLLDNALRHSPPDASVRISTSAFGDRVELRVVDRGPGVPVERRDEILVAFQRLGDTDNGTGLGLGLALSKGFVEAMGGTLALDDTPGGGLTMVVGLPVVPGPGGAGEAGPGGAGEADRVRSAT; encoded by the coding sequence ATGAAGCGAGGGCAGTTGCGGGTGGTGCTGGGGGCGGCGCCCGGCGTGGGCAAGACGTACACGATGCTCGAAGAAGGGGCACGGTTGCGATCCGAAGGGGTCGACGTCGTTGTGGCCGTCGTCGAGACTCACGGGCGGCGGGCGACCTCGGCGCTGGTCGGCGACCTCGAGGTCGTGCCCCGCCGGGCGGTCGTCCACCGCGGCGTCGCGCTGGACGAACTCGACCTGGAGGCGGTGCTCGCGCGGGCACCGCAGCTCGCGCTGGTCGACGAGCTCGCCCACACGAACGCCCCCGGCTCCACCCACGAGAAGCGGTGGCAGGACGTCGAGGCCCTGCTCGTCGCCGGCATCGACGTCGTCTCGACCGTCAACGTCCAGCACGTCGACTCGCTCACCGACGTGGTCGAGCGCATCACCGGGGCGACGCAGCGCGAGACGGTGCCCGACGCCGTGCTGCGGGCGGCCGACCAGGTGGAGCTCGTCGACCTCGCCCCTCAGGCCCTCCGGGACCGACTGGCCGAGGGCGTCGTCTACCCGGCCGACCGGGTCGACGCGGCGCTCTCGAACTTCTTCCGCCTCGGCAACCTGACGGCCCTCCGCGAGCTGGCGCTGCTCTGGCTGGCCGACGAGGTGGACAGCGCGCTGAAGGCGTACCGCGACGAGCACGGCATCGACAGCACCTGGGAGGCCCGGGAGCGCGTCGTCGTCGCCCTGACCGGCGGCCCCGAGGGCGAGACGCTGATCAGGCGGGGCGCCCGCATCGCCGCCCGGTCCTCCGGAGGGGAACTCGTCGCCGTGCACGTCAGTGCGCAGGACGGTCTCCGGCAGGGAGCGCCGGGTGCCCTGGCGGCGCAGCGGGCCCTGGTCGAGAAGCTCGGCGGCACGTACCACCAGGTCGTCGGCTCGGACGTGCCCCGCGCGCTCGTCGCCTTCGCCCGCGGGGTCAACGCCTCGCAGCTCGTCATCGGCGTCAGCCGGCGGGGGCGCCTGGCCGCGGCGTTGACCGGGCCCGGCATCGGCTCGACGGTGATCCGCGAGTCGGGACGCATCGACGTGCACATCGTCACCCACTCCTCGGCCGGACGCGACCGGGTGCTGCCGCGACTCGGCGGGGCCCTGTCGCGACGCCGCGTGATCGCCGGGTTCGTGCTCGCCCTCGTGGCCGGGCCGCTGCTCACCGGGCTGCTGGCCGGGCACCGCTCGGAGGACGGCATCGCGGGCACCGTGCTGGTCTTCCAGCTGCTGGTCGTGGTGGTCGCCGTCACGGGCGGCATCTGGCCGGCCCTGCTCGCGGCGCTGCTCTCGGGCGTGACGCTCGACCTGTTCTTCATCGCGCCGATCTACCAGCTGACCATCGCCGAGCCGCTGCACCTGGCGGCACTCGTGCTGTACGTGCTCAACGCCGCGATCGTCAGCTACGTGGTCGACCAGGCCGCACGACGCAGCCGTGCCGCCGCCCGGGCGCTCGCCGAGACCGAGCTGCTCGCCACGGTCGCGGGGAGCGTGCTGCGCGGCCAGGACGCCCTGCAGGCCCTGATCGGCCGCACCCGCGAGGCCCTGGGCATGACCCGGGTGCGCGTCGTCCAGGGCGGGGTCGAGATCGGGGAGGCGCGGCTCGCCGACGACGGCCGTCCCGGAGCCGGGTCCCCGGCCGGGACCACCACGTCGATCGCCGCGGGCGCCGACGCGACCCTCGAGCTGACCGGACCCGAACTGCAGGCGGCCGACCGGCGCCTCCTGGACGTCGTCGCGGCGCAGGTCGAGGCGGCCCTCGCTCATTCCGAGCTGAGCCGGGCCGCAGGCCAGGTCGCCCCGCTCGCCGAGGTCGACCGCATGCGCAGCGCCCTGCTCGCCGCCGTCGGTCACGACCTGCGTCGTCCGCTGGCCGCCGCGACGGCCGCCGTCAGCGGACTGCGGCAGACCGACGTCGCCTGGAGCGACTCCGACCGGGACGAGCTGCTGTCCACCGCCCACGAGAGCCTCGACTCGCTCTCGACCCTGGTCACCGACCTGCTCGACGTCAGCCGCGTGCAGGCCGGGGCCCTCGCCGTGACGCCCGCGGACGTCGACGTCGACGAGGTCGTGCTCGGCGCCCTCGACGAGCTCGGCCTCGGGCCGGCCGACGTCGAGCTCGCGCTGCGGGCGACGGTGCCGCCCGTGCGGGCCGACGCCGTGCTGTTGCAGCGCGTGGTCGTCAACCTGCTCGACAACGCCCTGCGCCACTCGCCGCCGGACGCGAGCGTCCGCATCTCGACGAGCGCCTTCGGCGACCGGGTCGAGCTGCGGGTCGTGGACCGCGGCCCCGGGGTCCCGGTCGAACGGCGGGACGAGATCCTCGTCGCGTTCCAGCGGCTGGGCGACACCGACAACGGCACGGGCCTCGGGCTCGGGCTGGCGCTCAGCAAGGGCTTCGTCGAGGCGATGGGCGGCACGCTCGCACTCGACGACACCCCCGGCGGCGGGTTGACCATGGTGGTCGGGCTGCCGGTGGTGCCCGGGCCGGGCGGGGCAGGCGAGGCCGGGCCGGGCGGGGCAGGCGAGGCCGATCGGGTACGGTCGGCCACGTGA
- a CDS encoding response regulator, producing the protein MKILIADDDPQILRALKVTLGARGYDVFTAADGREALDLAASRHPDLVMLDLGMPHLDGVEVITGLRGWSTVPILVVSGRTDAADKVEALDAGADDYVTKPFSMDELLARIRAQTRRLPSGTDDEQPVVTFGDVQVDLAAKTVVRRPGGGAGGGAGARGGAGAGGGAGSGGTAVRLTPTEWKILELLLHSPDKLITRETILTEVWGPFHAKDTGYLRLYFAQLRKKLEPVPAAPRHLVTVLGMGYRFVPDAGAEVVEEA; encoded by the coding sequence GTGAAGATCCTGATCGCCGACGACGACCCGCAGATCCTGCGGGCGCTCAAGGTGACCCTCGGCGCGCGCGGCTACGACGTCTTCACGGCCGCCGACGGGCGGGAGGCGCTCGACCTCGCGGCGAGCCGGCACCCCGACCTCGTCATGCTCGACCTCGGCATGCCCCATCTCGACGGGGTCGAGGTGATCACCGGTCTGCGCGGCTGGTCGACCGTGCCCATCCTCGTCGTGTCGGGCCGCACCGACGCCGCCGACAAGGTCGAGGCGTTGGACGCGGGCGCCGACGACTACGTCACGAAGCCCTTCTCGATGGACGAGCTGCTCGCCCGCATCCGGGCGCAGACCCGCCGGTTGCCCTCGGGCACCGACGACGAGCAGCCCGTGGTCACGTTCGGCGACGTACAGGTCGACCTCGCGGCGAAGACCGTGGTCCGTCGTCCGGGCGGCGGCGCGGGCGGCGGCGCGGGTGCGCGCGGCGGCGCGGGTGCGGGCGGCGGCGCGGGCAGCGGCGGCACGGCCGTCCGGCTGACGCCGACCGAGTGGAAGATCCTCGAGCTGTTGCTGCACAGCCCCGACAAGCTGATCACGCGCGAGACCATCCTGACCGAGGTCTGGGGCCCCTTCCACGCGAAGGACACCGGCTACCTGAGGCTCTACTTCGCGCAACTCCGCAAGAAGCTCGAACCCGTGCCGGCCGCACCGCGACACCTCGTCACGGTGCTCGGCATGGGCTACCGCTTCGTGCCCGACGCCGGGGCAGAGGTCGTCGAGGAGGCGTGA
- a CDS encoding glycosyltransferase, whose product MSDAPARPTPAGPVRAVAVVVPAHDEEELVSRALDGVDVARRHTARTHPEVRVVVVLVADACTDGTVAAARAHARVTVVEIEARGVGVARAVGVDVALDELGAPSDDLPLDAVWLACTDADSVVPPGWIDDQLDRAASGADVVIGTVRPDFADLSPRQIAAWTARHTPGRPNGHVHGANLGVRASSYRSVGGFAPVDLHEDNVLVDRLRDAGATLVASDVGEVLTSGRRDGRTSGGYAGYLAVDLLA is encoded by the coding sequence ATGAGCGACGCGCCCGCCCGCCCGACCCCGGCCGGCCCCGTGCGGGCCGTCGCGGTCGTCGTCCCCGCGCACGACGAGGAGGAACTCGTCTCGCGCGCCCTCGACGGCGTCGACGTCGCGCGGCGGCACACGGCCAGGACCCATCCGGAGGTGCGGGTCGTCGTCGTCCTCGTGGCCGACGCCTGCACCGACGGGACGGTGGCGGCTGCTCGTGCGCACGCCCGCGTGACCGTCGTCGAGATCGAGGCCCGCGGGGTCGGCGTCGCACGGGCCGTCGGCGTCGACGTCGCCCTGGACGAACTCGGCGCGCCCTCGGACGACCTGCCGCTCGACGCGGTGTGGCTCGCCTGCACCGACGCCGACTCGGTCGTGCCGCCGGGCTGGATCGACGACCAGCTCGACCGGGCCGCCTCGGGCGCCGACGTCGTGATCGGGACCGTGCGCCCGGACTTCGCCGACCTCTCGCCGCGGCAGATCGCGGCCTGGACGGCCCGGCACACGCCCGGACGGCCGAACGGCCACGTGCACGGGGCCAACCTCGGGGTGCGGGCGTCGTCGTACCGGTCCGTCGGCGGGTTCGCGCCCGTCGACCTGCACGAGGACAACGTCCTCGTCGACCGGCTGCGTGACGCCGGGGCGACGCTCGTCGCCTCGGACGTCGGCGAGGTGCTGACCTCGGGACGGCGTGACGGACGTACGTCGGGCGGCTACGCCGGCTACCTCGCCGTGGACCTGCTGGCCTGA
- a CDS encoding PIG-L family deacetylase has protein sequence METWEADPRLLDLPPLDGAVDPSAASRLVVLAAHPDDETLGAGGLIADAAARGVPVTVVVVTDGAASHPGSSTSAEDLVATRAEEARVAVHLLGHDVELVQWSIADGAVREARAEITERLRPLLPGPGGLVVAPWRGDGHRDHRVLGEIAAELVAEGDQAGTTLLEYPIWLWHWGSPDHPDVPWPSLRLSSLDAVADAAKRSALAAYVSQRRPLSSAPEDAPVLHPVFERHFTRGREVFVVAGSQADGQDADGQGGGAAASVPATEATFDRTHARRADPWRVTTRWYERRKRALTVASLPRERYGRVLEVGCSIGVLTGDLAPAADRLLALDVSSVAVQAARERLANLPHVTVEQADAAADYPSGTFDLVVLSEVGYYLAPEAFGRLVDSIVDGLADDGDVLACHWTQPEGDFRQGADDVHARLGADPRLHRVSHHVEGDFVLDVFSRDPRSVAQRTGLR, from the coding sequence GTGGAGACCTGGGAGGCCGACCCGCGCCTCCTCGACCTGCCGCCGCTCGACGGCGCCGTCGACCCGTCCGCGGCGTCGCGCCTCGTCGTGCTGGCCGCCCACCCCGACGACGAGACCCTCGGCGCCGGCGGGCTGATCGCCGACGCGGCCGCCCGCGGCGTCCCGGTCACGGTCGTCGTGGTCACCGACGGCGCCGCCTCGCACCCCGGCTCGAGCACGAGCGCCGAGGACCTCGTCGCGACGAGGGCCGAGGAGGCGCGGGTCGCGGTCCACCTGCTGGGTCACGACGTCGAGCTGGTGCAGTGGAGCATCGCCGACGGGGCGGTCCGCGAGGCCCGTGCCGAGATCACCGAGCGGCTGCGGCCCCTGCTGCCCGGTCCGGGTGGCCTGGTCGTGGCGCCCTGGCGCGGGGACGGCCACCGGGACCACCGCGTGCTCGGCGAGATCGCCGCCGAGCTGGTGGCCGAGGGGGACCAGGCCGGCACGACGCTGCTCGAGTACCCGATCTGGCTGTGGCACTGGGGGTCGCCCGACCACCCCGACGTGCCCTGGCCGTCGCTGCGGCTGTCGTCCCTGGACGCCGTCGCCGACGCCGCGAAGCGCTCGGCCCTCGCGGCGTACGTCTCGCAGCGCCGACCCCTCTCGAGCGCGCCCGAGGATGCACCCGTGCTGCACCCGGTGTTCGAGCGGCACTTCACCCGCGGGCGCGAGGTCTTCGTCGTGGCCGGGTCGCAGGCGGACGGCCAGGACGCGGACGGCCAGGGCGGGGGCGCCGCGGCGTCGGTCCCGGCGACCGAGGCGACGTTCGACCGGACGCACGCCCGCCGCGCCGACCCGTGGCGGGTCACGACGCGCTGGTACGAGCGCCGCAAGCGCGCCCTCACCGTGGCGTCGCTGCCTCGTGAGCGCTACGGCCGCGTGCTCGAGGTGGGCTGCTCGATCGGCGTGCTGACGGGCGACCTGGCCCCCGCGGCGGACCGCCTGCTGGCCCTCGACGTGTCGTCGGTCGCCGTGCAAGCCGCTCGCGAGCGGCTCGCGAACCTGCCGCACGTCACGGTCGAGCAGGCCGACGCCGCCGCCGACTACCCGTCGGGCACCTTCGACCTCGTCGTGCTCAGCGAGGTCGGCTACTACCTGGCCCCGGAGGCGTTCGGGCGGCTGGTGGACTCGATCGTCGACGGTCTGGCCGACGACGGCGACGTCCTGGCCTGCCACTGGACCCAGCCCGAGGGGGACTTCCGGCAGGGCGCGGACGACGTCCACGCCCGGCTGGGCGCCGACCCGCGCCTCCACCGGGTCTCGCACCACGTCGAGGGCGACTTCGTGCTCGACGTCTTCTCGCGCGACCCCCGGTCGGTCGCCCAGCGGACGGGCCTGCGATGA